The following nucleotide sequence is from Corylus avellana chromosome ca7, CavTom2PMs-1.0.
ggtcattcctatgggaaaatacttcttaagaaattcttgttgcaattgagcacaagaagtgatagagttgggtgttaaagactggaaccaatgtttggctctttcgttgagggagaaaggaaaaagacgcatcttagggcatcctcagtgaatccattcattttaatgGTAAaacaaattgcttcgaaatcactgaggaagtcataagggttttcagtgctaagccctaggaaagaaggtaaactttgtatagtgttgggcttaatttcataatgggctGCCGTAACCTCTGGCAgccggagacatgtgggagtagtgtaagtggtaggaagataatgATCTTGCAAAGCCACGTGGTTACCAtctcccatggtctcagtggaacgctcttctagcaaattaggagtcctttgggatctaatttgtctaagagtgcgttcaatttcaaagTCGCAAGAAATTACTGGAAACGACAAAGAATGGCGACCGAGCAtaaacaaaatagaaagaaaagaaaaacaaagctaaaacagaaaagtaaagctcacaaacggcccttagatgcacttagggttttggatgcaggttgctgcaagtgcgctcgatcgcacggcagggtgcgctcgagcgtactgccgcatatgggtgcgagcgcaggagGGGAAGGCTCGAGCACTACTGGCTTGGTTCCTGCTGAAGTGCGtctgtgcactcgatcgcacgcgatctacgctcgatcgtagtcacagagaaggcagcttcggacctgtttgcaaattctaaaataaaataaaaaaaaaataaaaacaaaacacaaaacagaattaaagttaACAACttaaagcagaaaaataaattattaagctaaaatcgatccttaaatttagataatgaaaccgttaagtagtcctcggcaacggcgccaaaaattgattgtggtatttttgtgtccaaaaatatcaataataaaaataactactcgcaatagtacgaattcTGTGGGATagagctatattgagggtgtcgaacctcaaggactgcaggggttttattatcaaaattcgaaagattaaaattaacttaattaaaaatagaattgatttgattttctttaaaacttaaagtgcatgaaaataaaagagatttaaaataagagagagtgtagggtattgacttcacctctatccgcacaacaatggctaatcataattaatcctagaaattcattccatgcatattataaataaacaagaaactaccttattaaagaataagcataatctatcttcggttggcacgaatcgtccacctaaccactaagatgcggtacgacccgtcttccctaggtataaattatcaaattctttaacaggatacatacaatcaatgaataagtgtaacccatcttcggttggcacagactgtctacctaaattacactaaactagggtgtagtacaatccgtcttccctaggcatggcctgtcaaatcctattgatcatatgtcaattaaacctaTTGTATAACCaccatcctcataatcacagaaaacaagaatgatttgatttcaataaaagtaaaatactttctaagacaagagaagaatttcacaaatattgattttggaatttaagaacaattgcatttaatataaAGAACAGAAGctaattgtagcaatcctcatagttacacaatcaacatgcataaattgaaaatctagaaattaaatacaatcaaaccattgtgcttggatagggttacatcaacaccccacgaaggggtttagccgctcatgaacttctaagctccaaagacgaTTTTCTGAtgtctagctctaggaagcggtgtgtccatttttctcaatgcttagaggcctatttataaggattaggagaaccctagaagccctaggaatcccaggAAAATCGTAAAtcagtctcccagtcggattgggagacctagaaaaactttccttatcaaaTTCAGACTCATTTTTGTCTCTACCGCGTGTGTGTGCTCAAGCGCACTGtagctgcgctcgagcgcactgtagctaTAGTAACGTGCTACAGTAAATTGCTACAGTGAACCCGCTACAgtacttgaaatgcattttgagcccaaaatcaataattttcttgtatttgtcatttaaagccctgaaacataaaaacaaaacaaaatcaaataaataacaatgctaatgaattaacatatgcaaattaaggagcttgaatgtgcaacattcggcgcttatcactcACAATAGCTTAGCCATATCTTACTTTCATCTAAAATAGATAAGGAAAATACTAAAAAACCATCTACATTGGATTATGCATTTTAAATGcaaatacattttattattattatttttttttttttacatttgtGAACAATTCATTGCTATATGTAGTAGGCACTGTTCACACATCCATgtcattaatatactatttttctctccatatatcttttttcctaaaagttGAAAGATAtgatatttaggaaaaatacaatccttataaaataaaataaaattgttggacCATGGATCTGCGGTTAAAGCCCAACGGGCCCCAAACCCGATCTAAGctaaacaaaacccaacaaGGCCTCGGACGAGCTTTCCCCGAGGAGGCTTCGTAAACCGAGAAGGTCTCGGACTCGGACTCCGAGTCCGAGACTACTCGGTAAGTATCAGATGCCAGACCCGAGACGCTTCTTCTCGGATCAAAACAAACAAGTGCCAAGGGTGAAACTGTCATTCTACAACTAAAGATAtgcaaatattcaaattcatcCCAGTGAACATTATCCTACATTCAAAAGAAGCATTTTGCAAACAATCCCCGCACAAACGGGATAAGTTGTTATTCAAAACCAAAAGGCAATCTAATTCAAACAAAGGCCTTATCACCTCGTCCCAAGGTTCCTCCCTTATAAAAATAACTGCAAATCAGATATTCAGGGATAAGAATCCCAAGATGTGCGGGAAACAAATTgtactccatgcctataaatataGCTCTCGATCCCTATCAAAGGTAAGCGCAATCCTAGCTCCATAAACTTTGGTGGCTTAAacactttctcctcattttctgacttaggcatcggagctctCCCGCCGGGACACCCCCGTGGGCTCTAATCCTATTTGTTCTCTTGTGTGTGTAGCCTGAAGCATCCTCGAAGCTGTCTGCACCACCTCAagtgtgccacgtcaccatcccggaaaactgtgtatcaacaaaaataaaaaacaaaaaacaaaatttaaatgataaagataaaaaaagaaaaaagataattggACGTATGGTCTCTTTTAAAActtattagctaaactagataaagtgaattttgattagtcattttgtataaaaatatacataaaccaatgTAAATACTCTAATAGATCCCAACACCTCGCCCTTCGGTCTATAACTCTTAATTTACAGTCTTTTTACCAAAGGTGGGAGAACGTGAAAGAGGAGGGAAAGTAACATTGTGGTTTTGGTGGTGGCAATTCAGCCGCCCCCATTTTGCCAAAAAGGTGGCTCATCTTccaatgttttttgttttgtaatttctatatatttataatttttgtattttatatatttgaatatgaGTAACACATGTCGTTATGTAATTGAATTTGATGTGGCACATTAATGGAATCCGTCCagtttttggacaaaagttAATAATAGgtacttatttgttatttttgtgtaCCACGTGAAGCTCTCATAACCTATTTATGCTACAAAGAGCTTATTACAAATTAGTGCAACTATAAtaactaattttgtattttttgttttattattctTTCACTTTCAGTTTCTCCTCTTAAATATTTTACCATGAGTTTAAATTTGAGCTCGGCCTAGACTAAGGTCCCATTTGATTCGCGAAATAAACTTTATGAATAGAATGGCTATTCCTAAGGATGGCCGGCCACCTCTAAATGGATTGCCGGCCACCCACTTCGGTACTTGAGGTGGTCGCACTACTCTGGAGCACCTAAGGGAGCTTGAACACAATTTCAAGTTGGAACTCGAATACCGAAGTTAGAGCAGCCAAATACGCCCACTCAACTCACAGGTTGAATACATTCCtaattgtaagtttttttttttttttttaacgacaaattttgtttatcaataaagataaaagcTCTAGTTTTAAGCAACTGTCAGTTTTTCTATTACTTtggttaataaaatttatttaccaaaaaagaaaaagaaaaagaaaagaaaagagggaaagaaaggAATTTAATTAACCGACGCCCACGCAGGGCAGGGATATTCTGCGTGGGAGAGAAGAATCTCTCCTTCTTTATTCATTCCTCTGTAGTCTGTAGAAGAAGGCTGTTGAAAATGGAATAGCAGGAGATTCCAAAAAACCTAACACTGCAAATAGTAGTACTCAATAGCATGCGGAGAAAAGCGGAGCCTTGCCTTAATCTTCTCCTCCTTTACCTCCGCCGTTGCTCCTCCCACCCACACCATCACCAACACCAGCGCTCTTCCTTTCACTCTCGCACCCTCTCCCTTTTTTTGCCGTCTCACCCCTCCCGCCACGAAAACCAGAGCAATCCCTCCCCATTTACTTCCTCCAAAAAATTCCTTTTACTCGGATGGGTTTCCTTCGACGGCCTTCGCCGTCCCGGTTACCACTATCAGTACGCCTCCCATCgcagtaagttttttttttcctctttctttcttctctctcgctctctttCTTTGAAATGAGAGAtttctgttttaattttaacaatgaacgtttcttttttctttttttggtcagATTTTTTTACGAGGGCCAAACATGTGAAGAATATTGAAATCAGTGATCAACACAGGTAAGAGTCTTGCCTCCTTTTCTGGGTTTTCCTttacattgttatttgttttgcatCTAAAAGAAAGATTGGAAATGTTTATGTTTCTAATTTGATGAAGCTGGGTATAATATTGTATGGAGAATAGTAGCATATGTGGAATTTCAATAATGACAATACGaataggttttttatttttttagtaagttATTGACAAATATCTTTAAAAGCATAAGGCACTCTaggtacacaggaagtatacaaaatacaaaagaaacactTGACTATAATTAGCAGTATGAATAGCTGGGAAGATGGTGAAAGTACctatacataattaaaaagtTTGTACAGTTTGTGGGTGTAGTTCCTGTTCTGCAGACGTGGTAGAAAGCCCAGGATATCTTGAACCCCAATAATCTGATATGAAAAGATGGAAGCTACCTATAAAATACAGTTATTGATGTGAAATTTATAAACTCTGCTTTCTATTGGCACAGCTAACTGCTATAAGATACATTCTCGTCACTGATCTAACGGGTAGAATATTATCAATGGTGGGGCTCACTGTTCAACTAAAAGAGCTTAGCCTTCACCGAGCATGAGAGGGCCTCGGGGTTTTGACCTCAAATAAGAGTGCAGCATATCGAATTTACCCAGAAGAacataataattattattattttataacggATAAAAAAACAGACAATTCTAGATTCTGGACATTGCTGCAAAAGAGTCaaggaaaattatagtttgcCCGGGATGTTGAGATAAACTGCAACCTCTTCTCTGAAATTAACATTGAATGTTTTATCTGCCTGGATATTGCTCCATTAGAAACCTTGATGATCTTATATAAGAGGAGGGGAAGCAGATTTGTTCCGTATGGATTTGATGTCTACAAGGCGGTCCAAGATTGGGAACTTGAGTCTCTTGTAGCATTCCTCGATCTTTCATACCCTTCAAAAACCTCTCTGAGAGAGACAAAGAAAATGTTATGGTACCTAGCACATAATCACAGGTTTGAAGTGAAGAGCTATTACAATACATTATAACCTAGATGGTCTTCcccttttccttggaagagcgtTTGGAAGGTGAAGGCTCCACCTCGTATTgctttcttcacttgaagaGCAGCTTTGGGTAAAGTCCTTACGATTGTCAACCATAGGAGCATTTGGATTCATTGGTATTGTCTTTGTAAAAAGAGGAAGGAGACCGTGAACCCCCTTCTCATCCATTGTGACTTGGACTAGCGAGATATGGGCActtggttttaattttattggagTCTCGTGGGTCATGCCGGGCAATATTCTAGAGTTACTTAAATGTTGGAAGACGCTGGGCAATATTCTAGAGTTACTTCAATGTTGGAAGAAGCAAGGGCAGAGAGAATCTAAGAGGCCATATGGAAAGTCATCCCTACTTTACTTATGTGGAGcgtttggagagaaagaaatagacGTCTTTTCGAGGACCGCGAGTCAAATGTGGTTAAATTAAAAGCCTCACTTTTTAGCTCCCTTTTAAATTAGGCTGTTacttttgttcttaatttctcATCATCTAATCTTGTAGATTTTGTTAACCTTTTGGATTTTCAACCCCAATAGGGCTGTTGCTTCTCTtctatactttttgtgtacgcgaacttttcttctttttcaataaattattattcatatatatatatatatatattttttttcaaaaaaaaaaaaaaaaaactctataaGGCTTCCTTCTTATTGAGTAGTAGGTTGTGCTTTTCTGATAGAATTAGGGCTTTGACAAGGTTGTGAAGAAAACAGGGAATTCTTTGCAGATGGATTCCAGAGGATTGAGCTAGAAAAAGAAGTTGATATGTATACGTATATTTAGAGAAAAGAATTTAGCGGACCATTTAGATATTTGAGAGTCAGAAATGTTCCCCTTGACAGGCACATGCTTTTTTTGCCATTCATTCGAATGCTATACTTAAAAGGAcatatttgtttctgtttgaTGCTTGCCTATAATGCATAGAATGCCAACAATTTTAGTCCGCATATTTACAATCtaatccttttgttttcttttttgtgccATATGTTTATTCTAGTCAACGAGCGGTCACGACTGCATTGTGGTGCAACTTCCTTGTTTTTTCTCTCAAGTTTGGGGTTTGGTTAGCAACCTCTAGCCATGTTATGTTGGCTGAAGTTGTGCACTCAGTTGCAGATTTTGCCAATCAGGTACACTTTTGAGTTAGTCAGCCATGCTCTTTTGAATATTCATGTTTTTGACTTGTTACTTTGAATTTAACTCAATTTATTGATTATAGAATGGAGACTAATTAGTGTTCACTTTGTAGGTGCTCCTTGCTTATGGTTTGAGTAGTTCAAGACGTGCACCAGATGCTCTACATCCGTGAGTATATGATGCATGAGCCACCTATGCCCACCATTAGTAACTGTATTTTAAAATCAGATTTATATTTGCAGGCTTTACTTTGAAAGGAATTGAAATGAATGAAATTAATGTCGGCCATTTTTTGGAAGTTTTGCACtcttatttcaaaattttacattCTTTTCTTTAGATCTCCACCTGGAGCTAGTCATagcttctttatttttcatgtaCTATAGATGAGTTAAATTGACTGAACAAATTGAGTAGCATTCTGTTTGGAATTAGAAATGTTGAATGTGTTTATGATTATCCTGTTACATCATTAATtccaaatgattatttttaacACACCTGAAACATAATTGCATAGAGTGGCCAGTGACtatgttttctgtttcaaaATTACACTCACATATGTGCATAGGTTTAtagagtaaaaacaaaaaatctaattcttattctatttattatttataagctgaaattattatttcattgtTGTACAGTTATGGCTACTCCAAGGAAAGATTTGTTTGGTCTTTGATATCTGCTGTCGGTATCTTTTGTCTTGGTTCCGGAGCTACAATTGTTCATGGCTTTCAAAACTTGTGGACTGCACAGGTACTTGTTCAAGTGAAACTTTACTTGGCAACTTTTCTATTCCAAATCCCAAATCTTCTCTTTTATAAATTCCTGGTTCTTAGCTGTTGCCTTGTTAAATCCACTTGTAAATTGTTAATAAATAAGTGTTTCTTCGTCAGCCCCCTGAAAATATTCTGTATGCAGCTCTAGTGATTGGTGGTTCATTTGTTATTGAAGGTATAACTCATTGAATTATGGTTTTATATGTAGTTTCACTTTTTTCCTTTAACTTCTCCCCCCTTAAAATAAAGAATCTTTCCTGTAGGTGTTTCTCTGGTTGTTGCCATACAAGCTGTCAAGAAAGGTGCAGCTGCTGAAGGAATGACAGTGAGAGACTACATCTGGCGTGGTCATGATCCTACATCTGTTGCAGTAATGACAGAGGTTATTTATTGTGCTTTTGTCACCATCAGTCCTCTAACTAGTTacagtttttgtttttcttttcaggaTTAATATGAAGGATGAAAAGAtcataataaataaagataataattaaataatagaTGAGtaagcaaaagtaaaaaaaaaagaagaagattatgGTCTATTTGGAGACATAAAAATTGACTGTTTAATGGGGTTGTGCCGTCTGTGATTGATCTGAAATAGCTATTCTGAGATCCTTGTCTGATTGGAAAACAGCTTTTGGGAATGTTTCTTGTACTTCTTTCTTACACTTTCTTGATTTGTGAAATTTCATATTGTACTTTTTCAGGTGAAAACTTATTTTGATATTCTcatttgttaataaaatttcttgttACTTATGAAAATGGCTCATGTAATTGTAGACCACATAGAGATCATTATTAATTGGTCATTGTTGAAAATTGGCTGATCTTTGCAAACCCTATAGGGTTCCTACATGATCCAAGTCAtcccaaaatatgattgttttgTCCTTCTATTTATTTTACAGCAAGAATCTCTATTGACTGATTTTAATAATGGTCTAATTAAAGATTCAActcttattattctttttttttttttataggtaatatcaatttataaaaagcgCTAGGGGTGCAACTCatgtacacatgaagtatacaaaagagcccacaTATACAAGCTTTTAAGTTGAAAATGAAGCACATAAATCTAGGAATTCCGCAAGCGTTGAAACTTGCGATGAATGCGACAATACTCTCCAAGAGAAAAGTGTTTGGAGCACCCCTTTCTTCAACTCTATGAGTCCAAGTTCACCATCCTCAAAACTCCctgcattcctttctctccataagcaccacattacacacaaaggaCCCATTCTCCAGATTTGCAGAATTGTACGATTTGCAAAACTCTATCCTCTCCAACAGCCCAAACATTCCTTCATCCTACCCGGCATCACCCACATAACACCAAATACTTGAAAAACCATGTTCCATACCTCTATAGCAACTCCACAATGCAATAATAAATGATCAATAGATTCACCACtattcttgcacatacaacagcACTCCGTCACTATAATGTTCTTACGTAAATTGTCCAACGTTAATATttggggtaattactttttctcccatcaactacaacgcattgtcactttgctccCATGAACTGATCATCCTACTacccgaccctatcaaactaccattttgcaCCCCAAACCcccattccgttagtcaaaggtattaactcagacggtcaacccgtcatgtgcgccccacatgccatcttgaaattttctatcctACTTTTTTCCCTGtcaactataacgcattgtcactttgcccccatgaactgacaaccctactgtAGGCAAAAGTGGGatagaaaattttaagatgGCATGTGGGACGCACT
It contains:
- the LOC132186800 gene encoding metal tolerance protein C4, yielding MRRKAEPCLNLLLLYLRRCSSHPHHHQHQRSSFHSRTLSLFLPSHPSRHENQSNPSPFTSSKKFLLLGWVSFDGLRRPGYHYQYASHRNFFTRAKHVKNIEISDQHSQRAVTTALWCNFLVFSLKFGVWLATSSHVMLAEVVHSVADFANQVLLAYGLSSSRRAPDALHPYGYSKERFVWSLISAVGIFCLGSGATIVHGFQNLWTAQPPENILYAALVIGGSFVIEGVSLVVAIQAVKKGAAAEGMTVRDYIWRGHDPTSVAVMTEDGAAVTGLVIAGASLVAVNSTGNAIYDPIGSIVVGNLLGMVAIFLIQRNRHALIGRAMEDHDMEKVLHFLRNDPVVDALYDCKSEVIGPGFFRFKAEIDFNGVRVVQNYLSRTGREEWAGLFRDAAKDKDENALLKIMSNYGEEVVTALGSEVDRLEKEIQELVPGIRHVDIEAHNPTGPSP